From a single Tumebacillus sp. BK434 genomic region:
- a CDS encoding GNAT family N-acetyltransferase — protein sequence MIERIPVCPSDETFLYQLYASTRMTELQAWGWDPMMQEQFLQMQWNAQRQSYAVQYPDAEHSILTFQNFHAGRVLVSRTTEAIVLVDISLLPAFHNRGIGTWLIQELQAEAQALKLTLRLSVLPQNPALRLYERLGFRTTDQTGHHVLMEWRAVSPDATPSDKFF from the coding sequence ATGATCGAACGAATTCCGGTGTGTCCCTCAGACGAGACGTTTCTCTATCAGCTGTACGCCAGCACGAGGATGACAGAACTGCAGGCTTGGGGCTGGGACCCTATGATGCAGGAGCAGTTCTTGCAAATGCAATGGAATGCACAGCGCCAATCCTATGCCGTCCAATACCCAGATGCAGAACACTCAATTCTTACTTTTCAAAATTTTCATGCAGGCAGAGTCTTGGTCAGTCGCACGACAGAAGCGATCGTGCTGGTGGACATTTCCCTGCTTCCCGCGTTTCATAACCGCGGAATCGGCACCTGGCTGATTCAGGAGCTGCAGGCGGAAGCTCAAGCGTTGAAACTGACGCTTCGGCTCAGCGTACTGCCCCAGAATCCTGCTTTGCGGCTCTATGAACGCCTCGGGTTTCGGACGACAGACCAAACGGGGCATCATGTCTTGATGGAATGGCGCGCGGTATCACCCGATGCCACGCCTTCCGATAAATTCTTTTGA